A region of Anolis sagrei isolate rAnoSag1 chromosome 2, rAnoSag1.mat, whole genome shotgun sequence DNA encodes the following proteins:
- the CAMKV gene encoding caM kinase-like vesicle-associated protein, whose product MPFGCVTLGDKKDYNQPSEVTDRYDLGQVIKTEEFCEIFRAKEKSTGKLYTCKKFLKRDGRKVRKAAKNEIIILKMVKHPNILQLVDVYVTRKEYFLFLELATGREVFDWILDQGYYSERDTSNVVRQVLEAVAYLHSLKIVHRNLKLENLVYYNRLKNSKIVISDFHLAKLENGLIKEPCGTPEYLAPEVVGRQRYGRPVDCWAIGVIMYILLSGNPPFYEEMDEDDYENHDKNLFRKILAGDYEFDPPYWDDISQAAKDLVARLMEVDQDQRITAEEAISHEWISGNAASDKNIKDGVRAQIEKNFARAKWKKAVRVTTMMKRLRAPEHTDAAKANPPAAASTDGAAPTETTSSSQAKPEADGKVPAATEAATATIATAPPPAAASPEGTASTAPIATAETPATTAAPAAAPATCNGEQNTAPSATPESWNEETG is encoded by the exons ATGCCGTTTGGATGTGTTACCCTGGGAGATAAAAAGGATTATAACCAGCCATCAGAAGTGACTGACAGATATGATCTGGGTCAGGTCATCAAAAC AGAGGAGTTCTGTGAGATATTCCGTGCCAAGGAGAAATCAACAGGCAAGCTATATACATGCAAGAAGTTTCTGAAAAGAGATGGTCGTAAAGTGCGGAAGGCAGCCAAGAATGAGATCATCATCCTTAAGAT GGTGAaacaccccaatattttgcagctggtagatgtGTATGTTACCCGGAAAGAATACTTCCTCTTCTTGGAACT AGCCACTGGACGGGAAGTATTTGATTGGATCTTAGATCAGGGTTACTACTCTGAGCGTGACACCAGTAATGTTGTCAGACAGGTGCTGGAGGCTGTGGCTTACCTACATTCCCTCAAGATTGTGCACAGGAATCTCAAG CTAGAGAATTTAGTGTACTATAACCGCCTGAAGAACTCAAAGATTGTAATCAGTGACTTTCATCTCGCCAAACTGGAGAATGGGCTCATTAaagaaccctgtggaacccctgAATATCTAG CTCCTGAGGTTGTTGGGCGCCAGCGATATGGAAGGCCTGTGGACTGTTGGGCAATTGGTGTGATCATGTATATTCT TTTGTCAGGGAACCCACCCTTCTATGAGGAAATGGATGAGGATGACTATGAGAATCATGACAAGAACTTGTTCCGCAAGATCTTGGCTGGCGACTATGAGTTTGATCCACCCTATTGGGATGATATCTCCCAGGCAG CCAAGGATCTGGTGGCACGTCTGATGGAGGTGGATCAAGACCAAAGGATTACAGCAGAGGAGGCTATTTCCCATGAATG gATTTCTGGTAATGCAGCTTCAGACAAGAACATAAAGGATGGTGTACGTGCTCAGATTGAGAAGAATTTTGCCAGGGCAAAATGGAAG AAAGCGGTCCGTGTGACCACCATGATGAAGAGACTCCGAGCACCAGAACACACAGATGCAGCCAAGGCAAATCCTCCCGCTGCTGCATCAACAGACGGGGCTGCCCCCACAGAGACCACCAGCTCCTCACAGGCCAAACCAGAGGCAGATGGCAAAGTTCCAGCGGCGACTGAGGCAGCCACAGCTACAATAGCAACAGCCCCCCCTCCTGCAGCAGCAAGCCCAGAAGGAACAGCATCAACAGCTCCAATCGCTACTGCAGAAACTCCAGCCACCACAGCAGCCCCAGCAGCAGCCCCAGCTACATGTAACGGGGAACAAAACACCGCTCCGAGTGCCACTCCAGAGTCCTGGAATGAGGAGACCGGCTGA